One Streptomyces sp. NBC_00554 DNA segment encodes these proteins:
- a CDS encoding sigma-70 family RNA polymerase sigma factor codes for MGRVRSQDVQERPDVAVVVAARAGDRQALEQLVRGWLPLVYNIVGRALDGHSDVDDVVQETMLRALDGLPGLAEPERFRSWLVAIAVRQVRDRWRGGQSRPQPSLPEDLAQEVDPQADFADLAILRLALSGQRREAAEATRWLEDEEREVLSLWWMEAAGELSRADLAAACDLTPQHTAVRVQRVKERLESARAVVRALAASPRCTELSALLPSWDGRPSAQWRKRLARHVRECPQCLFSTSELIPAEGLLGGFALVPVPIGLAGLVLTELLPAGSAAGAAAGGAAQGSGGTGQVARLLGRLAAKPVAVVTAGAVVLAGGGVAWYAATHSETPGREPAAVAPAPPAASSATTTPSVSATPSPTPTSTPSRTAATRLSGPHALRSVDASGRYVSQSGDLGVLEPVGSASSALTRQDATFTFVAGLADSDCYSLRDATGRYLRHYAFRIRLDANDGSAIFQKDATFCPRSGSADGSLSLESYNYPGRYLRHRDNLELWLDPDEETAAYRASSSFVVAAPWT; via the coding sequence GTGGGGCGGGTGCGCTCGCAGGACGTGCAGGAGCGGCCGGACGTCGCGGTGGTCGTGGCGGCGCGGGCCGGTGACCGGCAGGCGCTGGAGCAGCTCGTGCGGGGCTGGCTGCCGTTGGTCTACAACATCGTCGGGCGGGCCCTTGACGGCCACAGCGATGTCGACGACGTGGTCCAGGAGACCATGCTGCGGGCGCTGGACGGGCTGCCTGGCCTGGCGGAACCCGAGCGGTTCCGGTCATGGCTTGTCGCCATCGCCGTACGGCAGGTCCGTGACCGGTGGCGTGGCGGACAGTCCCGTCCGCAGCCGAGCCTGCCCGAGGACCTGGCCCAGGAGGTGGATCCGCAGGCCGACTTCGCCGATCTGGCGATCCTCCGGCTGGCCCTTTCGGGACAGCGCCGTGAGGCGGCGGAGGCGACGCGCTGGCTGGAGGACGAGGAGCGCGAGGTGCTGTCGCTGTGGTGGATGGAGGCGGCCGGTGAACTGAGCCGCGCCGATCTGGCGGCGGCCTGCGACCTCACGCCGCAGCACACCGCGGTACGGGTGCAGCGGGTCAAGGAACGGCTGGAGTCCGCGCGCGCCGTTGTGCGTGCCCTTGCCGCCTCGCCGCGCTGCACGGAGCTGTCGGCCCTGCTGCCCTCGTGGGACGGCCGGCCGTCCGCTCAGTGGCGCAAGCGGCTGGCTCGCCACGTCCGTGAGTGCCCGCAGTGCCTGTTCAGCACCTCCGAGCTGATACCGGCCGAAGGGCTGCTGGGCGGATTCGCGCTGGTGCCGGTGCCGATCGGCCTGGCAGGCCTGGTGCTGACCGAGCTGCTGCCCGCGGGCTCGGCGGCCGGGGCGGCGGCCGGCGGTGCCGCGCAGGGGTCGGGCGGAACAGGGCAAGTGGCCCGGCTGCTCGGCCGGTTGGCGGCCAAGCCGGTGGCGGTGGTGACCGCGGGAGCGGTGGTGCTCGCGGGCGGGGGAGTCGCCTGGTACGCCGCCACGCACTCCGAGACACCCGGGCGAGAGCCCGCGGCCGTGGCCCCGGCACCGCCTGCCGCCTCGTCCGCCACAACGACACCGTCGGTCTCCGCGACGCCGTCGCCCACTCCCACTTCAACCCCGTCGCGTACCGCCGCGACGCGGCTCTCGGGCCCCCACGCCCTGCGGTCTGTCGACGCCTCCGGCCGTTATGTGAGCCAGTCGGGCGACCTCGGCGTCCTCGAACCGGTCGGCTCCGCGAGCTCCGCGCTCACCCGGCAGGACGCCACGTTCACCTTCGTCGCCGGGCTCGCGGACTCCGACTGCTACTCGCTCAGGGACGCCACGGGCAGATACCTGAGGCACTACGCCTTCCGTATCCGACTGGACGCCAACGACGGGTCCGCCATCTTCCAGAAGGACGCGACCTTCTGCCCCCGTTCCGGCTCGGCCGACGGGTCGCTCTCCCTGGAGTCGTACAACTACCCCGGCCGCTACCTCCGCCACCGCGACAACCTCGAGCTCTGGCTCGACCCCGACGAGGAGACCGCCGCGTACCGCGCCAGCAGCTCGTTCGTCGTCGCCGCACCCTGGACCTGA
- a CDS encoding PPOX class F420-dependent oxidoreductase encodes MDEASLDKLGSGKYLLITSYRKNGTAVATPVWVVRDGEVLGAWTPADSWKVKRIRNRADVLVGPCDVRGRPTGDQIPATAEILDAGETAHYRQLIARKYGIFGRLSLFGSRLRRGVSGTAGIRITLAP; translated from the coding sequence ATGGACGAGGCCTCGCTGGACAAGCTCGGTTCGGGCAAGTATCTGCTCATCACCAGCTACCGCAAGAACGGCACGGCAGTCGCGACGCCCGTGTGGGTGGTGAGGGACGGCGAGGTGCTCGGCGCGTGGACGCCCGCGGACAGCTGGAAGGTGAAGCGGATCCGCAACCGGGCCGATGTCCTGGTGGGTCCGTGCGACGTGCGTGGCAGGCCGACGGGCGACCAGATCCCGGCCACGGCTGAGATCCTCGACGCGGGCGAAACCGCCCACTACCGTCAGCTGATCGCCCGCAAGTACGGCATCTTCGGCCGTCTCAGCCTCTTCGGTAGCCGCCTGCGACGCGGGGTGTCCGGAACGGCGGGCATCCGTATCACCCTGGCCCCCTGA
- a CDS encoding NAD(P)/FAD-dependent oxidoreductase, translating to MDAPNIVIVGGGFAGVETARGLERALAPADARITLVSPNNYQLYLPLLPQVAAGVITPQSVAPSLRRILRRTELVPGGVIGVDPAAKICVVRKITGELVDLSYDYLVLTPGSVTRTFDIPGLADEARGMKTLSQAVYLRDHVIAQLDLAAATSDEEERAARLQFVVVGGGYAGTETAACLQRLTTAAAKQYHPRLDPALIKWHLVDVAPKLLPELGDKLGTSALRMLSRRGVQISLGMSVASVTEDKVTLTDGRVLPSRTLVWTAGVAASPLVDSLGAETVRGRLVVEADFRVPGLDGVFALGDAAAVPDLVKGDGSYCAPTAQHAARQGRHAAKTLTALLRGLPTTPYKHKDLGLVVDLGGHDAVSKPLGIGLKGVPAQVVARGYHLFALRTGAARFRTGANWFLNAVAGDDFVRTGFLAGRKGTLRDFEHTDAYLTPEEVAARTRS from the coding sequence ATGGACGCACCGAACATAGTGATCGTCGGCGGCGGATTCGCCGGGGTCGAGACCGCACGGGGGCTCGAGCGAGCGCTCGCCCCCGCCGACGCCCGGATCACCCTGGTCAGCCCGAACAACTACCAGCTCTACCTGCCGCTGCTCCCGCAGGTCGCCGCCGGTGTCATCACCCCTCAGTCGGTGGCACCCTCGCTGCGCCGGATCCTGCGCCGCACCGAGCTGGTGCCTGGCGGGGTGATCGGCGTGGATCCGGCGGCCAAGATCTGCGTCGTACGCAAGATCACCGGTGAGCTCGTCGACCTGTCGTACGACTACCTGGTGCTCACGCCGGGCAGCGTGACCCGCACCTTCGACATCCCCGGCCTCGCCGACGAGGCGCGCGGCATGAAAACGCTGTCCCAGGCCGTGTATCTGCGTGACCACGTGATCGCCCAACTCGACCTGGCGGCGGCCACCTCGGACGAGGAAGAGCGGGCGGCACGGCTGCAGTTCGTGGTGGTCGGCGGCGGCTACGCGGGCACGGAGACGGCGGCCTGTCTGCAGCGGCTCACCACCGCGGCGGCCAAGCAGTACCACCCGCGTCTCGACCCCGCCCTGATCAAGTGGCACCTGGTCGACGTCGCTCCCAAGCTGCTGCCGGAGCTCGGTGACAAACTGGGCACGAGCGCCTTGCGCATGCTGAGCAGGCGTGGGGTGCAGATCTCCCTGGGAATGTCGGTCGCCTCCGTCACCGAGGACAAGGTCACCCTCACCGACGGCCGGGTGCTGCCCTCACGGACGCTGGTGTGGACGGCCGGTGTGGCGGCGAGCCCGCTGGTCGACTCGCTGGGCGCCGAGACGGTACGCGGCAGGCTCGTCGTCGAGGCCGATTTCCGGGTGCCGGGCCTGGACGGGGTGTTCGCCCTGGGGGACGCGGCCGCCGTGCCCGACCTGGTCAAGGGCGACGGCTCGTACTGCGCGCCGACCGCCCAGCACGCCGCCCGGCAGGGACGGCACGCCGCGAAGACCCTGACGGCGCTGCTGCGCGGGCTGCCCACCACCCCGTACAAGCACAAGGACCTCGGTCTCGTCGTCGACCTGGGCGGCCACGACGCGGTGTCCAAGCCGCTCGGCATCGGCCTCAAGGGCGTGCCCGCGCAGGTCGTGGCCCGCGGCTATCACCTGTTCGCGCTGCGCACCGGCGCGGCCCGCTTCCGCACCGGCGCCAACTGGTTCCTCAACGCGGTCGCGGGCGATGACTTCGTCCGCACCGGTTTCCTCGCCGGCCGCAAGGGAACGCTGCGGGACTTCGAGCACACCGACGCGTATCTGACCCCGGAAGAGGTGGCCGCCCGAACTCGCTCCTGA
- a CDS encoding polysaccharide lyase family 1 protein, which translates to MRTRPPQPRSRRLPLTVAATAALAVAGALVLPQPAGAAETSPVGFGAGTTGGGSATAVTVTTLDAFKTSVTGDTAKVVRVNGLITLSGQVDIGSNTTVLGVGSSSGFTGGGLRIKEETNVVVRNLNISKPLAPADGITVQKSTKVWIDHNSFSADRDHDKDYYDGLLDINHGSDHVTVSWNTFKDHFKGSLVGHSDNNASEDTGHLRVTYHHNHFSNVYSRIPSLRFGTGHFYDNYVEGADTAVHSRMGAQMLVENNVFRTTKIAVTTNRSSDVDGYANLRGNDLGDAVTEISQVGTFTAPPYSYTAEPASTVVASVTSGAGAGKL; encoded by the coding sequence ATGCGTACCCGCCCCCCACAACCGCGTTCTCGCAGACTGCCCCTGACGGTGGCCGCGACGGCCGCCCTGGCCGTCGCCGGTGCTCTCGTCCTGCCGCAGCCCGCAGGAGCCGCCGAGACGTCACCGGTCGGTTTCGGCGCCGGAACCACCGGCGGCGGAAGCGCGACCGCCGTCACCGTCACCACGCTCGACGCCTTCAAGACGTCCGTCACCGGCGACACGGCCAAGGTGGTCCGGGTCAACGGCCTGATCACGCTGAGCGGTCAGGTCGACATCGGCTCCAACACCACCGTCCTGGGCGTCGGTTCGTCGTCCGGGTTCACCGGCGGCGGACTGCGCATCAAGGAGGAGACCAACGTCGTCGTCCGCAACCTGAACATCAGCAAGCCCCTGGCGCCCGCCGACGGGATCACCGTCCAGAAGTCCACGAAGGTGTGGATCGACCACAACTCCTTCTCGGCGGACCGGGACCACGACAAGGACTACTACGACGGTCTGCTGGACATCAATCACGGCTCGGACCACGTCACCGTGTCCTGGAACACCTTCAAGGACCACTTCAAGGGCTCACTCGTCGGGCACAGCGACAACAACGCCTCCGAGGACACCGGCCATCTGCGGGTGACGTACCACCACAACCACTTCAGCAACGTCTACTCGCGCATCCCCAGCCTGCGCTTCGGCACCGGCCACTTCTACGACAACTACGTCGAGGGCGCCGACACCGCCGTGCACTCACGCATGGGCGCCCAGATGCTCGTCGAGAACAACGTCTTCCGCACGACGAAGATCGCGGTGACGACGAACCGCAGCAGCGACGTGGACGGCTACGCCAACCTGCGCGGCAACGACCTCGGCGATGCCGTCACCGAGATCTCGCAGGTGGGCACCTTTACCGCCCCGCCCTACAGCTACACCGCCGAGCCCGCCTCGACCGTCGTCGCCTCGGTGACGTCCGGCGCGGGTGCCGGAAAGCTCTGA
- a CDS encoding PLP-dependent aminotransferase family protein: MQRGFAAALGNWRTKEGPLARSLATAVREAVVDGRIPAGTRLPSERELAFALELSRGTVVTALTRLRDDGWLHTRHGSGSVVRLPARLTERTTPWSLDRGGAGDADLDLTLAVTAAPHEAYLAALGRAVERSAALLVDSGVATAGLPRLRELLAERYTRSGLATRPEQILVTSGAQAALTLLVDRLHTDRRSPVVVESPTYPGALAILRRRRARLLPVPVPAAHGWDTERLAETVRANGPQLAYLIPDFHNPTGAHMTAPTRAAVAALAERHALTVVVDETMRDLDLRTPPGTEPHLSGARVIQIGSASKVLWSGLRVGWIRASADLVREVLRNPLQAQLSPPPLEQLIAAELLGDGDGGGDGLDAVLADRRARLRRQRDHLAGLLAGTGWTYTVPDGGLSLWLHLGEPTTATELAARAAGRGLAVSPGPLFAADRASLAHHLRLPFTATPDVLTRAVALLTG; encoded by the coding sequence ATGCAGAGAGGATTCGCCGCCGCGCTCGGCAACTGGCGCACCAAGGAAGGACCGCTGGCCCGGTCGCTGGCCACCGCCGTACGCGAGGCCGTGGTCGACGGCCGTATCCCCGCCGGGACCCGGCTGCCGTCCGAGCGAGAGCTCGCCTTCGCCCTGGAGCTCAGCCGCGGCACCGTGGTCACGGCCCTCACCCGGCTGCGGGACGACGGCTGGCTGCACACCCGGCACGGCAGCGGAAGCGTCGTACGCCTGCCCGCGCGCCTCACCGAGCGCACCACCCCCTGGTCCCTGGACCGGGGCGGCGCAGGCGACGCGGACCTCGACCTGACCCTCGCCGTCACGGCGGCACCCCACGAGGCCTACCTCGCCGCACTGGGCCGGGCCGTCGAGCGCAGCGCGGCCCTCCTCGTCGACTCGGGCGTCGCGACCGCGGGACTGCCCCGGCTGCGCGAACTCCTCGCCGAGCGTTACACGCGCTCGGGCCTGGCCACCCGCCCCGAGCAGATCCTGGTCACCTCCGGCGCACAGGCCGCGCTGACACTCCTCGTCGACCGGCTCCACACGGACCGCCGCTCACCGGTCGTCGTGGAGAGCCCCACCTACCCGGGCGCCCTCGCCATCCTGCGCCGCCGCCGGGCCCGCCTGCTGCCGGTGCCGGTGCCCGCCGCGCACGGCTGGGACACAGAACGGCTCGCCGAGACCGTACGGGCGAACGGTCCCCAACTCGCCTACCTCATCCCGGACTTCCACAATCCCACCGGCGCCCACATGACCGCCCCGACCCGGGCGGCGGTCGCCGCCCTCGCGGAACGGCATGCGCTGACCGTCGTCGTCGACGAGACGATGCGCGACCTGGACCTGCGGACGCCGCCCGGCACCGAGCCCCATCTGTCCGGTGCCCGGGTGATCCAGATCGGCTCGGCGAGCAAGGTGCTGTGGAGCGGACTGCGGGTCGGCTGGATCAGGGCGAGCGCGGACCTCGTACGCGAGGTACTGCGCAACCCGCTGCAGGCGCAGCTCTCGCCACCACCGCTGGAGCAACTGATCGCCGCCGAGCTGCTGGGCGACGGTGACGGAGGCGGCGACGGCCTGGACGCCGTCCTCGCCGACCGCCGTGCCCGCCTGCGCCGGCAGCGCGACCACCTGGCGGGCCTGCTCGCGGGCACGGGATGGACGTACACCGTCCCGGACGGCGGACTGTCGCTCTGGCTGCACCTGGGTGAGCCGACCACGGCCACGGAGCTGGCGGCGCGCGCCGCGGGACGCGGGCTGGCCGTGTCGCCCGGTCCGCTGTTCGCGGCCGACCGGGCGAGCCTGGCCCACCATCTGCGGCTGCCGTTCACGGCGACGCCGGACGTGCTCACGCGGGCGGTGGCTCTGCTCACGGGCTGA
- a CDS encoding L,D-transpeptidase family protein, which produces MGDIRRRGAVALGITGLVAPLTLALGAGPAQAASCTTQAGPYQKKVEKFLGRPVDGRQSTADCKAIQAFQNKHGITPNIGYAGPVTWGVMDLMNKQKAVGNKPNKDGKCPVNKGRIACVNLTLQISWIQDGSTLVYGPVPVRTGRNNYETRTGLKKIYWRDIDHVSSIYNVPMPYSQFFDGGQAFHSVGLSMWNPPGSHGCVNMTKTTAKKYWSLLKNGDDVFVYGRKPGT; this is translated from the coding sequence ATGGGGGACATACGCAGACGCGGAGCAGTCGCGCTCGGCATCACCGGACTGGTGGCGCCGCTGACGCTCGCGCTGGGCGCGGGGCCCGCGCAGGCCGCGAGCTGTACGACGCAGGCAGGTCCGTATCAGAAGAAGGTGGAGAAGTTCCTCGGCCGCCCGGTCGACGGACGGCAGTCCACCGCCGACTGCAAGGCCATCCAGGCCTTCCAGAACAAGCACGGCATCACCCCGAACATCGGGTACGCGGGACCCGTGACCTGGGGTGTGATGGACCTGATGAACAAGCAGAAGGCCGTCGGCAACAAGCCCAACAAGGACGGCAAGTGCCCGGTCAACAAGGGCCGCATCGCCTGCGTCAACCTCACGCTTCAGATCAGCTGGATCCAGGACGGCAGCACGCTCGTCTACGGGCCGGTGCCGGTCCGCACGGGTCGCAACAACTATGAGACCCGCACCGGACTGAAGAAGATCTACTGGCGGGACATCGACCACGTCTCGAGCATCTACAACGTGCCCATGCCCTACAGCCAGTTCTTCGACGGCGGCCAGGCATTCCACTCGGTCGGCCTGAGCATGTGGAACCCGCCCGGCTCGCACGGCTGCGTCAACATGACCAAGACCACCGCCAAGAAGTACTGGTCGCTGCTGAAGAACGGCGACGACGTCTTCGTGTACGGCCGCAAGCCGGGCACCTGA
- a CDS encoding HAD family acid phosphatase, with protein MTGRGVGRRIGAVSAVVALGIGGTVTAAGTAAAAPVQAVASVTAAQADVDYATWQKDVQAVIDQATPYVGQRTAQAGGQKLAVVFDIDNTTLETDFHPWYVLPTPAVKPSLALAKYAKSRGVAVFFVTARPGIIYSLTKSNLTSVGYPVDGLYVRDLPDLFAEVSAYKTGKRTEIEAQGYTIIANVGNNDTDLVGGHAERTFKLPDYDGQLS; from the coding sequence ATGACAGGACGCGGTGTGGGGCGCCGGATAGGCGCGGTGTCGGCGGTCGTGGCGCTGGGGATCGGGGGGACGGTCACCGCCGCGGGGACCGCCGCCGCGGCACCGGTCCAGGCCGTGGCGAGCGTGACGGCGGCGCAGGCCGACGTCGACTACGCCACCTGGCAGAAGGACGTCCAGGCCGTCATCGACCAGGCCACGCCCTACGTCGGGCAGCGCACCGCGCAGGCCGGCGGGCAGAAGCTCGCCGTCGTCTTCGACATCGACAACACCACGCTGGAGACGGACTTCCACCCCTGGTACGTGCTCCCCACGCCGGCGGTCAAGCCCTCCCTGGCGCTCGCCAAGTACGCGAAGTCGCGCGGCGTCGCCGTCTTCTTCGTCACCGCGCGCCCGGGCATCATCTACAGCCTGACGAAGTCCAACCTGACGTCCGTGGGCTACCCGGTCGACGGCCTCTACGTCCGTGATCTGCCGGACCTGTTCGCCGAGGTCAGCGCGTACAAGACCGGCAAGCGTACGGAGATCGAGGCCCAGGGCTACACGATCATCGCCAACGTCGGCAACAACGACACCGACCTCGTCGGCGGCCACGCCGAGCGCACCTTCAAACTGCCCGACTACGACGGTCAGCTGTCCTGA
- a CDS encoding S1 family peptidase, which translates to MRHARRRIVQRGARIAAVGGLLCGGLMVTHAMASEPSATSRAGESSTQAAADRGAQLVSTLGTSRTAGSWIAADGQPVVAVTDTGAAAEVKQAGARPKVVDHSMQDLKSATEILSSAPRVTGTAWAVDYKNNEVVVRADSTVSASDWSRMTTLAEGIGDSVRMERTEGTFTTRLNGADALLSTGGRCSAGFNVTAPQGQFILTAGHCGPAGSVWFADEQGTQQVGRTITTSFPGDDYSLVQYDTGKAPGDNIVAIGGGQGVRITGVADPTVGQRVFRSGSTSGLRDGQVTALNATVNYPEGTVSGLIETTVCAEPGDSGGPLFSEGIALGVTSGGNGDCTSGGTTFFQPVTTALAELGVTLVGQPQASSSPTGQASAAPSAAASQGAAVAPGSAAPGAVESVDIPGTAGTLIARLTDPRNVGPGLLVIAGSIIALVATRYIRTEQDRNRYRRQYSQSWG; encoded by the coding sequence ATGAGGCACGCACGACGACGGATCGTCCAACGGGGGGCGCGTATCGCGGCCGTCGGAGGGCTGCTCTGCGGAGGGCTGATGGTGACGCACGCGATGGCGAGCGAACCGTCCGCGACGTCGCGTGCCGGCGAGAGTTCGACCCAGGCCGCCGCTGACAGAGGGGCCCAGTTGGTCTCCACCCTGGGCACCTCGCGTACGGCCGGCAGCTGGATCGCCGCCGACGGACAACCGGTCGTCGCGGTGACCGACACGGGCGCGGCAGCCGAGGTGAAGCAGGCGGGCGCCCGCCCCAAGGTCGTCGACCACAGCATGCAGGACCTCAAGTCCGCGACGGAGATCCTGAGTTCGGCGCCCCGGGTGACCGGCACCGCCTGGGCCGTGGACTACAAGAACAACGAGGTGGTGGTGCGGGCCGACAGCACGGTCTCCGCCTCCGACTGGTCGCGCATGACGACGCTGGCCGAGGGCATCGGTGACTCCGTACGCATGGAGCGGACCGAGGGCACGTTCACGACGCGGCTGAACGGCGCCGATGCTCTTCTCTCGACGGGCGGACGCTGTTCGGCGGGCTTCAATGTGACCGCCCCGCAAGGCCAGTTCATCCTCACCGCCGGGCACTGCGGGCCGGCCGGCTCCGTGTGGTTCGCGGACGAGCAGGGCACACAACAGGTGGGCCGGACGATCACCACGTCGTTCCCCGGTGACGACTACTCCCTCGTGCAGTACGACACCGGGAAGGCGCCGGGGGACAACATCGTGGCCATCGGCGGCGGACAGGGCGTACGGATCACGGGCGTCGCCGATCCGACCGTCGGCCAGCGGGTCTTCCGCAGCGGCAGCACCAGCGGACTCCGCGACGGTCAGGTAACCGCGTTGAACGCGACGGTGAACTACCCGGAGGGCACCGTCTCCGGGCTCATCGAGACCACGGTGTGCGCCGAACCGGGCGACAGCGGTGGCCCGTTGTTCTCCGAAGGCATCGCACTGGGCGTGACCTCCGGCGGCAACGGTGACTGCACCTCGGGCGGCACGACGTTCTTCCAGCCGGTCACCACCGCCCTCGCCGAGCTCGGCGTCACCCTGGTGGGACAGCCTCAGGCCTCCAGCAGCCCCACGGGCCAGGCCTCCGCCGCGCCGTCCGCCGCGGCCTCGCAGGGCGCGGCAGTCGCCCCGGGCTCCGCCGCACCGGGTGCGGTCGAGTCGGTGGACATCCCTGGCACCGCCGGGACGCTCATCGCGCGGCTCACGGATCCCAGGAACGTGGGCCCGGGGCTCCTGGTCATCGCGGGCAGCATCATCGCGCTGGTGGCGACCCGCTATATCCGCACGGAGCAGGACCGCAACCGCTATCGGCGGCAGTACTCGCAGAGTTGGGGGTGA
- a CDS encoding aspartate aminotransferase family protein: MDRTLAEDLARLPELLQSARDFAAREVSGVDDRPVAHLGKAPDLEPLPARGTGAEGALARFAERWAPGFSGSAGPRYLGFVTGGATPAALTGDWLTSAYDQNAAGGGDSSATALEHETLGWLRELFGLSEGHSGAFVTGATASNTVGLAIGREWLGERQGVSVSEEGVGALGPVEVLSGSPHSSITKALSVLGIGRDRLRPVPLLSGNREAIDVERLAAALDALGGRPAIVVANAGTVNTVDFDDLRAIAALKERYDFWLHVDAAFGGFAALSPSYAHLVEGIDAADSVCVDLHKWLNVPYDAAVQFTRRQDLQVRVFHNSSPYLGPPTGDPDFVHLTPENSRRLRALPAWFALTAYGREGHREIVERNVSLARHLGERITQEPRLRLLAPVRLNVVCFTLADDPGKERVHGLARAIAASGEAFVTPTFYDGTHALRAAFSNWRTSEADTDRVFDALQLHSRIGRP, encoded by the coding sequence ATGGACCGCACACTCGCCGAGGACCTCGCCCGGCTCCCCGAACTCCTCCAGTCCGCCCGCGACTTCGCCGCCCGCGAGGTGAGCGGGGTGGACGACCGTCCCGTGGCCCACCTCGGCAAGGCGCCCGACCTCGAGCCCCTTCCGGCGCGGGGAACCGGCGCCGAAGGCGCCTTGGCCCGCTTCGCCGAGCGCTGGGCTCCGGGCTTCTCCGGCTCCGCGGGCCCGCGCTATCTCGGCTTCGTCACCGGTGGCGCGACGCCGGCCGCGCTCACCGGGGACTGGCTGACCAGTGCGTACGACCAGAACGCGGCCGGGGGCGGGGACTCCTCCGCGACCGCTCTGGAGCACGAGACCCTGGGCTGGCTGCGCGAGCTGTTCGGGCTGAGCGAGGGGCACAGCGGTGCCTTCGTGACCGGGGCGACCGCGTCCAACACGGTCGGGCTGGCCATCGGGCGGGAGTGGCTCGGCGAGCGCCAGGGTGTGTCCGTGTCGGAGGAGGGAGTCGGCGCGCTCGGTCCGGTCGAGGTGCTGTCCGGCAGTCCGCACTCCAGCATCACCAAGGCGCTGTCCGTGCTCGGCATCGGGCGCGACCGGTTGCGCCCGGTACCCCTGCTGTCCGGGAATCGCGAGGCGATCGATGTCGAGCGGCTGGCCGCCGCCCTCGACGCCCTCGGCGGTCGCCCGGCGATCGTCGTCGCGAACGCCGGGACCGTGAACACCGTCGACTTCGACGACCTGCGGGCCATCGCCGCGCTCAAGGAGCGGTACGACTTCTGGCTGCACGTGGACGCCGCGTTCGGTGGCTTCGCCGCGCTGTCACCCTCGTACGCACATCTCGTCGAGGGCATCGACGCGGCCGACTCCGTCTGTGTCGACCTGCACAAGTGGCTCAACGTCCCCTACGACGCGGCCGTCCAGTTCACCCGCCGCCAGGACCTCCAGGTGCGGGTCTTCCACAACTCCTCGCCCTACCTCGGTCCGCCGACCGGCGACCCCGACTTCGTCCACCTCACACCGGAGAACTCGCGTCGGCTGCGTGCCCTGCCTGCCTGGTTCGCGCTCACGGCTTACGGACGGGAGGGGCACCGCGAGATCGTCGAGCGGAACGTTTCGCTCGCCCGGCACCTGGGCGAACGCATCACTCAGGAGCCGCGGTTGAGGCTCCTGGCGCCGGTCCGGCTCAACGTCGTGTGCTTCACCCTCGCCGATGATCCGGGCAAGGAGCGGGTGCACGGGCTGGCCCGCGCGATCGCCGCCTCCGGCGAGGCCTTCGTGACTCCGACGTTCTACGACGGAACGCACGCGCTGCGGGCGGCGTTCAGCAACTGGCGTACGTCCGAGGCCGATACGGACCGCGTGTTCGACGCGCTCCAGCTGCACAGCCGTATCGGACGGCCTTGA
- a CDS encoding pectate lyase, with protein MTSSLRTRATRRALTGALAALGLSVGMIMMDGAVSPASAATWPTASGSQAVSATISLSGTKDYGMLRLYGTGDLGSGSQDEDQGPILQLAAGTVLKNVIIGAPAADGIHCLGSCTLQNVWWEDVGEDAATFRGSSSSNVYAVSGGGAKEASDKVFQFNGAGTLNVSNFAVKNFGTFIRSCGNCSTQYKRTINLNTIEVTWKGSRLVGINTNYGDSATLRGIKIVGDTSKKVVPCQKYIGNNTGAEPTTNGTGPDSTYCKYATSDITYS; from the coding sequence ATGACTTCTTCGTTACGTACCCGCGCCACCCGGCGCGCACTGACCGGCGCCCTGGCCGCACTCGGGCTCTCGGTTGGCATGATCATGATGGATGGCGCGGTGTCGCCGGCGAGCGCCGCCACCTGGCCGACCGCGAGCGGCAGCCAGGCGGTCTCCGCCACCATCTCGCTGTCCGGCACCAAGGACTACGGGATGCTGCGCCTGTACGGCACCGGTGATCTGGGCAGTGGCAGCCAGGACGAGGATCAGGGGCCGATCCTGCAACTGGCCGCCGGCACCGTCCTCAAGAACGTCATCATCGGCGCCCCGGCCGCGGACGGCATCCACTGCCTGGGCAGCTGCACGCTGCAGAACGTCTGGTGGGAGGACGTCGGCGAGGACGCGGCGACGTTCCGGGGCTCCTCGTCGTCCAACGTGTACGCCGTCTCCGGCGGTGGCGCGAAGGAAGCCAGCGACAAGGTGTTCCAGTTCAACGGCGCCGGAACCCTGAACGTCTCGAACTTCGCGGTGAAGAACTTCGGTACCTTCATCCGCTCGTGCGGCAACTGCTCCACGCAGTACAAGCGGACGATCAACCTCAACACCATCGAGGTGACCTGGAAGGGCAGCCGCCTCGTCGGTATCAACACCAACTACGGCGACAGCGCGACCCTGAGGGGCATCAAGATCGTCGGGGACACCAGCAAGAAGGTCGTCCCCTGCCAGAAGTACATCGGCAACAACACGGGTGCGGAGCCGACCACCAACGGCACCGGCCCCGACAGCACGTACTGCAAGTACGCCACGTCCGACATCACCTACAGCTGA